A single window of Bradyrhizobium daqingense DNA harbors:
- a CDS encoding class I adenylate-forming enzyme family protein: MSPREIFALRDHLGAELRGRTLSDAHHVVSLTNVLSHTVLGGRLHELSGRAVLLKLSDQLRSGLAMIELDGIARRMLLCPPDLNPAHLDALIADAAIDAVVTDEPDRWAGIGVPLVVTANLPLEAAAPAKTERATEWLMLTSGTSGVPKIAGHTLEALTGAIVAEGPARGPAPVWATFYDIRRYGGLQIFLRAILSGGSMVLSDPHEVLADHVARLNARGVSHISGTPSHWRKLLMSGSAAQFTPRYVRLSGEIADQAVLDGLKAAFPDASVGHAYASTEAGVGFAVNDGLEGFPANYLGNRNGVEMKVVDGSLRIRSSRTAHAYIGRNAAALTDDDGFVDSGDIVELRGDRYYFVGRRGGIINIGGLKVHPEEIEAVINRHPDVRMSRAKSRRSPITGGIVVADVILADGSDPAHAKEIRDQILGQCRAQLASHKVPAVIRFVEALDVTPAGKMARTDA, encoded by the coding sequence ATGTCCCCGCGTGAGATCTTTGCGCTTCGCGACCATCTCGGCGCGGAGCTGAGGGGCCGCACACTCTCCGATGCGCACCATGTGGTGTCCCTGACGAACGTCCTGTCGCACACGGTTCTGGGCGGCCGCCTGCACGAATTGTCGGGCCGCGCCGTGCTGCTCAAGCTGTCCGACCAGCTCCGGTCAGGCCTTGCCATGATCGAACTCGACGGCATCGCTCGCCGCATGCTGCTGTGTCCGCCCGATCTCAATCCGGCGCATCTCGACGCGCTGATCGCCGATGCCGCGATCGATGCCGTCGTCACCGACGAGCCCGATCGCTGGGCCGGGATAGGCGTGCCGCTCGTGGTCACCGCCAACCTGCCGCTTGAAGCGGCCGCGCCAGCGAAGACCGAACGTGCCACGGAATGGCTGATGCTCACCTCGGGCACGTCGGGCGTGCCGAAAATCGCCGGCCATACGCTGGAAGCGCTCACCGGCGCGATTGTCGCCGAAGGCCCTGCGCGCGGACCTGCGCCGGTATGGGCGACGTTCTACGACATCCGCCGCTATGGCGGCCTGCAGATTTTCCTCCGCGCCATCCTCTCCGGCGGCTCCATGGTTCTGTCGGATCCGCACGAGGTGTTGGCCGATCACGTCGCAAGGCTGAATGCGCGAGGCGTCTCGCACATTTCCGGCACGCCCTCGCACTGGCGCAAGCTCCTGATGAGCGGCTCGGCCGCCCAGTTCACCCCTCGCTACGTCCGTCTCTCCGGCGAGATCGCCGACCAGGCGGTGCTCGACGGCCTGAAAGCCGCATTCCCCGATGCCTCCGTCGGTCATGCCTATGCCTCGACCGAGGCCGGCGTAGGCTTCGCCGTCAATGACGGGCTGGAAGGTTTTCCGGCCAATTATCTCGGCAACCGCAATGGTGTCGAGATGAAGGTCGTCGACGGCTCGCTGCGCATCCGCTCGAGCCGCACCGCACATGCTTACATCGGCCGCAACGCAGCCGCGCTTACCGACGATGACGGCTTTGTCGACAGCGGCGACATCGTCGAGCTGCGCGGTGACCGCTATTATTTCGTCGGCCGCCGCGGCGGCATCATCAACATCGGCGGGCTGAAGGTCCACCCCGAAGAGATCGAGGCGGTGATCAACCGCCATCCCGATGTGCGGATGTCGCGGGCCAAATCGCGCCGTAGCCCGATCACCGGCGGCATCGTCGTCGCCGACGTCATTCTCGCCGATGGCTCTGATCCGGCGCACGCGAAGGAGATCCGCGACCAGATCCTGGGTCAGTGCCGCGCGCAGCTCGCATCTCACAAGGTGCCGGCCGTGATCCGCTTCGTCGAGGCGCTCGACGTCACCCCGGCCGGCAAAATGGCGCGCACCGATGCATAA
- a CDS encoding SDR family NAD(P)-dependent oxidoreductase: MHNVLVTGGSRGIGLAIARRLVAAGFNVIAAARRESEELKTAVAVSEGRLHFRACDLAVIDAIPAFAKLVRDEFGPIYGLVNNAGLGTEGLLATMHNSEIEALVQLNVLSPIILTKYVARQMMADGAGRIINISSIIATTGYNGLSVYGATKAAATGFTRSLAREVGKLGITVNAIAPGFIDTELTHNLSDEGRKRIASRSALRRLPETDDVARMVEYLLGEGGRNVTGTVFTVDAGNTA, from the coding sequence ATGCATAATGTTCTCGTCACCGGCGGCAGCCGCGGCATTGGCCTTGCGATCGCAAGGCGCCTCGTCGCTGCCGGCTTCAATGTGATTGCGGCCGCGCGGCGCGAGAGCGAGGAGCTCAAGACGGCGGTCGCGGTCTCCGAAGGGCGCCTGCATTTCCGCGCCTGCGATCTTGCGGTGATCGATGCGATCCCGGCTTTTGCAAAGCTGGTCCGCGACGAATTCGGCCCGATCTACGGTCTCGTCAACAATGCCGGCCTCGGCACCGAGGGCCTGCTCGCGACCATGCACAATTCGGAGATCGAGGCGCTGGTGCAGCTCAACGTGCTGTCGCCGATCATCCTCACCAAATATGTCGCGCGGCAGATGATGGCGGACGGCGCGGGCCGCATCATCAACATCTCTTCCATCATCGCCACCACCGGCTATAACGGCCTCTCCGTCTACGGCGCGACCAAGGCCGCAGCCACCGGCTTCACCCGCTCGCTCGCGCGCGAGGTCGGCAAGCTCGGCATCACCGTGAATGCGATCGCGCCTGGATTCATCGACACCGAGCTGACGCACAATCTCTCCGACGAAGGACGCAAGCGCATCGCCAGCCGCAGCGCGCTGCGCCGACTGCCGGAAACCGATGACGTCGCACGCATGGTGGAATATCTGCTCGGCGAGGGCGGCCGGAACGTCACCGGCACCGTGTTCACGGTCGACGCGGGGAATACGGCCTAG
- a CDS encoding acyl carrier protein, whose protein sequence is MSVRSKVIEAIQKIAREQHVTLPALSDDLSLHETGFDSLAFAILVARLEDETGVDPFTISEDAAFPATVGDFVRAYENVPA, encoded by the coding sequence ATGTCGGTAAGGTCTAAGGTCATCGAGGCGATCCAGAAGATCGCCAGGGAACAGCACGTCACGCTTCCGGCGCTCTCGGACGATCTGTCCCTGCATGAGACGGGCTTCGATTCGCTCGCCTTCGCGATCCTGGTCGCGCGTCTCGAGGACGAGACCGGCGTCGACCCTTTCACCATTTCCGAGGACGCAGCGTTCCCCGCCACCGTGGGCGATTTCGTGCGGGCCTACGAAAATGTCCCCGCGTGA